The genomic segment AACGTTTGATTGAGTTTTGTTGTTTGCATCCTATACGCTCCTTTGTCATTGCAAGATCGTTAACTCTTCTAATGGTAACTTCCGCAAAACAAAGAAAAAAATTTTAATAAAAAACTCTAGAAGAAAATCTTCTAGAGTTCATTGTATATAAATGTGATAGTAGATGAACGATTAATACTCCATTAAAGCTAAAATATCGTAACCTTTAATCTTCTCACGGCCATTCAAGTCTTTTAATTCAACTAGAAAAGCAGTTCCAACAACTATTCCACCAAGTTTTTCAATCAGCTCGATCGTTGCGGCAATTGTTCCGCCTGTTGCTAATAAATCATCACAAACCAAGACTTTTTGACCAGGTTTAATAGAATCTTGATGAATTTGCAACGTATCTTTTCCGTATTCTAAACCATACGTAACTTCGATAGTTTCGCGAGGTAGTTTTCCTTTTTTACGTGCAGGAGCGAATCCAATACCCATTTCATAAGCTACTGGACAGCCTACGATAAATCCACGTGCTTCAGGTCCTACAATCATTTCAACGCCTTTATCTTGTGCATATTTTACAATTTCACTTGTCGCAAAGCGATAGGCTTCTCCATCAGCCATTAAAGGTGAAATGTCACGAAAGACAATGCCTTTTTCCGGGAAATCAGGAACATCTGCAATATAATTTTTTAAATCCATTAAAAGTTTTCCTCCATTCAAAATTAAAGTGATGCGTTTACTTGTTGTTTCATCCAATTCTCCAACTCAGAAAAATGACTGTAAACAAAAAAGTTTTCAGACTGAATTTGTTTTAATCTTTTTTGATAAGCTGCTGCTTGTTCTAATTCTTTCTTATGAACATCTTTAACAACGTTCATTACACCATCTTTTATTGTAACAAATCCGATCTCTAAAAACACTGAAATAATAAAAATTAAATTATTTTCTTTTATATTTAAGTGGGTTGCCAATAACTTTAACTTATTTCTAATATCAATATTAACATGAGTCGCTGTGTATTTAAAAACTTGGCCAAATTGATTGCGACTTGGCATACCATTTAAATACAATTCTTCTCGACTGTAAAAACAAGCGATGATTTTTTCTGGACTAGATCCACTTAACAGATCTTTTACCCAGTCAACATCAGAAGGACAATCGACGAAAATAAGTTGATTGGTTTTCATCGTAAATTGTTCCAATGCATCTAGATTAGTCAATTGGTGAGCATAGCTGGTAGTAGGCACATTGCTTACAAATTTTTCGAAGTTTTTTGAATCAAAAAAGACAAAATCAGCCTGTTCTGTGGTCCATAAAGCTGCCGGAATATTGGTACTTCTTGAATCAAAGACTTGAATGCCTTCAATGGCTAAATCTTCTAACATCAATTGCGTTTTTCGAGAACCATTCCATTCATTTATCGCTAATTTTCCAACTACAGAGACTTCAGAATGCAAGCCTATCTCATCAGCAATTGGACCAAATTGAAAACCTATCACATCTAAAAAGGCATTTTCTTCAGCAAGCTTCATTTTCAAATGCGCTTGATCTCCTCCAATACGTCGCACTTCTTGAGACTCAACGTTTTTGAATAGAAAAATAGGTTTAGTATTATCTGTACCAAACGGTGCCAAACGGTGCAATTCTTCTACTACTTCAACCGTAGCTTCTTCAATTTTCAGTTGCCCATCTATAAGTGTTTCTTCACCTAATTCTTCAGATAGACCATTCGCTACAGCATATTGATTCAGCTCATTTTGAATGTGTTCGATATTTTCTATTGGAATAGTTAGACCAGCAGCCATATGATGTCCGCCAAAAGTAGTCGTAAGATGACGAACATTGTCCAAAGCATTATATAAATGGTATGCTGGTATGCTTCTGCCAGACCCTTTTGCCAGACCTTTGTTTTTGTCAATATTCATGACTATAGCAGGTTTACCAGTTTTGCCAACAATTTTACTGGCAACAATACCTAATACGCCTTCATGCCACTCTTCTTTTGCTAAAACATAAACATCCATTGCGGTATCCATTTTGTCAATCATCTCAAAAGCTTCGTTAGTGATAGTCGATACATAACCTTGGCGTTCTATATTTTTTTCTTGTACCATTTGTGCTAAAGAAGCGGCTTCTTCATCATCAAAAGTTGTTAGTAATTCTACTGCAGGAGAAGCATCGCCTAATCGACCTACAGCATTTAAACGAGGAGCAATAATAAACCCAATCGTTTCCTCATCGATTTCTTCACGTTTTATTTTTGCTAATTTAAACAAAGCGGATAAACCGATGCGCTGAGTACTTTTCAACATGACTAAACCCTGCATGACTAAAGCTCTATTTTCATCTGTTAGAGAAACGAGATCGGCTATGGTTCCTATGGAAACTAAATCTAATAACTCAATAGGAATTTCTCCTAATAACGCTGTCGCTAATTTAAAGGCTACTCCCACACCAGATAAATCGCCAAAAGGGTAAGAACCTTGTGGGTGTCTAGGATGAATCACTGCATAAGCATCAGGCAGTTTATCTGGTAATTCGTGATGATCCGACACGATTACGTCTATGCCTAACTCATTTGCTCGATCTATAGCAGCATGCCCTGCTACACCATTATCACAAGTCACAATCAATTGTGTACCTTCTTCAATCAATCGTTCAAAAGCAGCTGTGTTTGGTCCATAACCATCGTTAAATCGATTAGGGATGTAATAGTTAACTTCTCCTCCGATCATTTCAATGGTTTCTTTTAAAACGGCCGTACTTGTTACACCATATAGTGATAGGTAACCCTTTGAGATTCTCTCCGAGTTTTCCCCCACTCCACACCGTGCGTGAGACTTTCATCTCACACGGCGTTCCATCGTTTTTTATTTAAGCATTTTAGATAACGAATAAGGATAGCGGCAAATAAAATAATGGCTATTCTCTATTTTAATAGGATTCATTCACCCATCTCATTCGAATCTACACTTTAAAAGCATATAAGCTTTCCAAAAACGACTTGAGCCCCTCCCTCCACTGCTTATTATCACAGTTTCACTGGTACTATGGCTCTACTTTCACTTAGACAAATTAGCTTATTGTACTCTCTTGAGCTTTTCGACTAAACTGCTTCATCTGCCGGCAAAGGCATCAACATTCTAAGCTTCATACGTTCCAATAAAATTATCTTGTTCTATATACCCTTAGATTTCTTCTATGAGCCGTTGCACTTGATTATCCCTGTAAGATAATATGGTATTTCATAACGCCAGATTCTTACTCTACCATATGCAAAAAGATTGATTTTAGGTGCAATCTCACACTGCATTTCTACACCGTCTATGTGTCGACTCGTACATTCAAAGATTCGTCAGTTCCATTATTAGGAACATTCTAACCATAGGTAATTTATAAGACCCCCAGCCTATGGGATGCGAGATCCACCTCTGGACCTTTTTCGTATAAGAACGTGTCTTATTTACGGCACCTTTCAGCTGACTTCACCGAGCTTTATACTTTTGATCATCTGCCTTATTAAAAGCATATCGGAGGATTAGGGAAGCCGTTTCAAAACGTTACTTTATCATTCCAGCTTTCATTTTATCAGTTCTTCATTTCTTTAAAGAGATGAGCACAAGCTTTTCACTTGTGAACGTATCGCACCTGCATCATAATCACCATAAATTGTGATTTGTTCTCCTCGTTCAACAGATTCAGTAATACGAGAAACAGCTCGCTCCATGTCATGCATCAAGTAAGGATCATAGATCCAAGTTTGATCAGGCTGCAAAAAGCGCTCGATTTTATCTTTTGAATCCAGTCCTCTTTGTAAACACAGTTCAATAAACAAAGGCGACAATTTTAATGCTTCACTTAATTCAGTTACTTTTTCGGTATTCTTTACAGGTGCATTTAATTTCCATTTTGTCCGTGATTTCAACAAATCATATCACTCCTAACTGTACCATTATATCAAAATTGGTCTTGTAGATATAGTTTTTCTTCCTTTATCTATGAACAAAATCAGGAAAATAATGGGCTCATTCACTAGTTTGAGCAGACGTTAAAACACAAAAAAAGGAATCAAAGCTGTTACGCCTCAATTCCTTTCACTCTTTATTTATTTTTTTAATCCTCGATAATCTGTACACCGATTCCGATTAATCCTGGCCCTGTATGGACTCCTAAAGCTGGACTGATTTGATCTTCAAATATTTTAACGAAATTAGGTAATTTCTTTTTAACTTCTACTCGAATATCGTCAACTTGTACTTCAGCCGTTTTACCACCAAAAGCAATTGCTAAATGATATTTTTTGGCATTCCCCGCAAAATCAGCTGCTAAATCAATAGCTTTTTGAATACTCTTTTTATTTCCTCGAACTTTAGCAACAGTATGATAGATCCCATTATCGTTACAAGAAATAACCGGTTTTAAATTTAAAACATTTCCTAAAATAGAAGACACTAAACCGATACGTCCTCCTTTTTGCAAATATTCTAATGTTGGAACATGAAAAAATATTTTGGATTTTTTAACGTCCGCTTGTAGTTTCTCTTTGATCGTGTTCCATTCTAGGTCTTTTTCAACATATTCTGCAGCTTTAATAGCTAAAAATCCGCTTCCGATACCAATATTTTTCGTGTCAAGAGTGAAAACGTCTAACCCATCAACATTTTCAGCCATCAAACGGACCATGTTATTTGTACCGCTTAATCCACTAGAAATAGTTACAGCTATCACTTTTTCATAGCCTTCATCTTTAAATTCTTGCAGCATTTCACTAATAACTTCTCCACTTGGTAAAGAAGTTTTTGGAATCTCCTGCTCTAAACAATCGTAAACATCTTGAGCATGAATATCTACTTTATCAGTATACTCTTTATCAGAATAAATGATTTTTAAAGGAATGACTTTCATATTTGCTTTAGTGATGGTTTCTAAGGGGACATCTGATCCAGAGTCAACTAAGAAACCTATTTTTTGTTTGTTCATAATAATGCCTCCAACTTTATGGTTTTATTTCTTTTTTTCATCATGTTTCTGTGTTTCAGCTAAAAATAACAATTTTTCAGTTACAATTTTTGTTGCAACTGCTATCGTAGCTGTACGCACGATAAACGTCGTATTATCCGTGCTATCGGGTAATAAGGGCTTTCTGTCTTTTTGCTGAATATGTGAAGCAACCGCTCTTAAAGCGTATTCTTGCTCAGTACAAAATAAATCATATGCTTCTCTGATTCCACTTATTGAAGCTTGGTAAAGAATGCCTTCTTTTACTTCAGAAATCGTCACTACTTGTTTCAAAATAGAGATAGCAATTAAATAAGCCAAATGTTTTTTAGTATATCTTTTTTTTACAGGAGGAGGAATCAAACCTAATTTTACATAGTTATTGATCATAGAAGAAGTAATGATGTGTTTTTGATCGCTAACTTTAAAAATAGCTAAGTATCGTTCAATTAAGTTTAAAACTTGATCCATATAAAGGTCAAAATCAGGTAGTTCTTTCCATCTTGGGAAGGTATACTGGCTGATTTCATTTGACCATGCTACCAAATCTTCTTCAAGTTTATCCATTAGATCACCTTTTTTCACTCATTTCTGTTAAAAATAGTGTAACACAATTTCACTTACTAGACAATCTAGTTTCTTAGACTAGATTGTTAGACGTCAATAATCTATATGATTATAATAGAAAACGAATACATTTACGCAAAAAAAAGAAAGAATAAACCATATAGTTTGTTCTTCTTTTTGCAACTTTTACTGAGAATCAAGTTACTTTAACACCAGTGTACCATTTTTTTGTATTCATAGAATAAATTATTTGATTTGTTCAGTAGAATTGGCTGGTGTTTGTGTCATTCTGCTAATCAATTCTTTTTCTAAACTACTGATTTTATCTGCCTTTTCACTAATTATTTGGTCTTTTTCGGATAATTTTTCAGCGTAATCTGCTCTAAGTTGTGCTAACGCTTCTTCTTTTCTTTTTTCAGCATTTTCAAGTTCTTTTTGACTATTTTTTAAATCTTTTTTATTTTTATACGTTGTACTCACAGAAATCAGTACAGTGGTTAGAGCTCCAATAAATAAAGATCCTAAAATAATCATAATCAAAGGCCAAGCAACTTCTGTAAAGCCAAAACTAACTGGAACGGATTCAACATTTAAAACAGCAAAGAATGCAACGATAACGATTAAAATAAGTGCTACGATTGTTCCCCATTGTTTTTTCATATACCTTAATCTCCCTTCAACAAACCAAATTTCCTCAATTTTTACTACAGTTATTTTAACACAGAGTTGTGAAAAAACACTATAAAAATGCCTAATCTTCTATTTGTTGTTAAATAGATCTCCAGCTAAATAATCACCAATTCTAGGGAAAAGAGTATACAATTTACCAGCGATTTCTATCATAGCAGGCATATTTAATTCTCTTCGAGGTGTTCCCATTAAGCTCACAATACGATTAGCCACAACTTCAGCATTTAATACATAGCGTCCTATATTATCAAGATAAGTTCCACTTTCATCCGCAATATCAAAAAAGTTTGTCTCTATCGGACCCGGATTTACGGTTGTAACATAAATATTTAATGGCTTCAACTCTAGACGAAGAGCGTTTGAATAGCCAAGTACTGCAAATTTGCTTGCGGAATAAACAGTTGATTTAGGAGTAGCTATTTTTCCAGCTTGAGAAGCAATATTGATGATATGACCTTGTTTTCTTTCTGCCATTTCGATAGCTACTAATTGAGTGACATACATTAAACCTAAAACATTTACACGAAACATGCTTTCAGCTATATCCATTTTAAATGAAAGAGCTTCTTCAAAATGTCCAAATCCAGCATTGTTAACTAGAACGTCCACAACACCAACAGTTTGATAAATTTCTTTAATAACTTTTTTTATTTGATCAGGTTTCGACACATCCAAAGTGAAAGCAAAAGCTTCCTTACCGGAAAATTTTTCACAATTTTCTTTAACTTGCAACAGCATGTCTTCTCTTCGAGCACTTACAATGACGACAGCTCCTTTTTTTGCTGCTTCATAAGCTATTTTTTCTCCTAATCCCGTTGAAGCACCAGTAATAAAAACAACTTTATCTTTAAGTGTAGTTAACTTCTTTTTCATGATAAGCTCCTTTAGTTGAGTTATTGGACGAGCAATAATTGTGTTGATGATTCAATTTTACCAAGGTTAAACAGTACAAAAAAATTTGATTATTTATTTATCTGTTCGAATCAGAGGGACATCGATTTCATCGAAATCATTGGCAATTCGAGTATTAGGAAATACTTTTTGAGCTTCTTTTTCTAATAAGTAAGCATCACGGCCTAAATAACGGGCACTGATATGAGTCAACAATAATTTATCGACGTTCGCTTCTTTAGCTACTTCTGCAGCATCTAAATTAGTAGAATGATTGTAATCTCTAGCCATTTTACGATTTGATCCATCAAATGTACTTTCGTGGACCAATACAGAAGCATTCTCAGCAAGAAGAATGTTGTTTTGCGTCTTTTTTGTATCTCCTAAAATCGTTACTATGCGACCTTTTTGACTTTCCCCAATAAAATCCATTCCATTGAATACACGTCCATCTTCAAGTTTAATGGTTTCGCCTTGTTTTAATTTTCCGAATAAAGGTCCAAATGGAATACCCGCTTCCTTAACCTTATCTGCTTGTAACATTCCTTGGTGGTCTGCTTCTTCGACTCTGTACCCAAAAGATTGGATTCCATGTTTTAATTTACGACAAAATACTTTGAACTGATGATCTTCAAATAAAAGTCCTTCTTCAGTAATTTCATGAAAATTCAACGTATACTTTAAACCGGTTCCTGAGGTTTTTAAGCAAGTCAGAACATAATTTTTTATCCCAACAGGGCCGTATATTGTTAACGGACCATCGCCTCCTTGAAAAGATCGACTACTTAAAAAACCAGGTAAACCAAAAATATGGTCTCCATGTAAGTGAGTAATGAAAATTTTATCTACTTTTCGAGGTTTTAAAGTAGTGTGTAAAATTTGATGCTGTGTCGCTTCTCCACAATCAAAGAGCCAAATACTGTTGCGTTCCTCTAATAGTTTCAAAGCAATACTAGTTACATTTCTATGCTTAGCTGGAACGCCTGCACCTGTTCCTAAAAATAATAATTCCATTTTATCCTGTCCTAACCATTAAGTTAACATCCGTACACTCATTATTTGCGTACACGTGTTTTGTTTATTTTAACAAATATTTCTTAAATAAGCGATAATGAGATGAAACAAAAAAACCAAGCAATTTAATTATTCATTGCTTGGAGTTTCTGATTTATTTTTTATTCAACAAATTCAAATTCATATTTCATTATGCGGACCAAGTCGCCGTCTTTAGCTCCCCGTTCGCGCATTTCTTCGTCTATACCCATTGTTCGTAATTGACGAGCAAATCTTAATACAGAAGCATCGTGATCGAAATTCGTCATCTTGAATAATTTTTCGAGTTTTTCTCCACTCAATACCCATGTAGCATCTGGGTCTCTTGTAATTGCATAACCTTTATCTTCAGCAGTATGTTTGTACAGAACAGTATCTTCTTCTTGATCCAATTCATAGATTGGAAACTCAGAAGTCACATCTAATACGTCAGCTGTTGCATTCAATAGATTAGCAGTACCTTGATGAGTAATAGCTGAGATTGCAAAGATTTGGATGTCTTCTTCAAATTCATTCTCTTTAAGAGCTTGAATTTTTTCTTTGAAGGCAACAAGATTTGCTTCAGCATCCGGCATATCCATTTTA from the Carnobacterium inhibens subsp. inhibens DSM 13024 genome contains:
- a CDS encoding adenine phosphoribosyltransferase, which gives rise to MDLKNYIADVPDFPEKGIVFRDISPLMADGEAYRFATSEIVKYAQDKGVEMIVGPEARGFIVGCPVAYEMGIGFAPARKKGKLPRETIEVTYGLEYGKDTLQIHQDSIKPGQKVLVCDDLLATGGTIAATIELIEKLGGIVVGTAFLVELKDLNGREKIKGYDILALMEY
- a CDS encoding single-stranded DNA exonuclease RecJ gives rise to the protein MKSRTKWKLNAPVKNTEKVTELSEALKLSPLFIELCLQRGLDSKDKIERFLQPDQTWIYDPYLMHDMERAVSRITESVERGEQITIYGDYDAGAIRSQVKSLCSSL
- a CDS encoding DegV family protein, translating into MNKQKIGFLVDSGSDVPLETITKANMKVIPLKIIYSDKEYTDKVDIHAQDVYDCLEQEIPKTSLPSGEVISEMLQEFKDEGYEKVIAVTISSGLSGTNNMVRLMAENVDGLDVFTLDTKNIGIGSGFLAIKAAEYVEKDLEWNTIKEKLQADVKKSKIFFHVPTLEYLQKGGRIGLVSSILGNVLNLKPVISCNDNGIYHTVAKVRGNKKSIQKAIDLAADFAGNAKKYHLAIAFGGKTAEVQVDDIRVEVKKKLPNFVKIFEDQISPALGVHTGPGLIGIGVQIIED
- a CDS encoding DUF1836 domain-containing protein, with translation MDKLEEDLVAWSNEISQYTFPRWKELPDFDLYMDQVLNLIERYLAIFKVSDQKHIITSSMINNYVKLGLIPPPVKKRYTKKHLAYLIAISILKQVVTISEVKEGILYQASISGIREAYDLFCTEQEYALRAVASHIQQKDRKPLLPDSTDNTTFIVRTATIAVATKIVTEKLLFLAETQKHDEKKK
- a CDS encoding LapA family protein, which produces MKKQWGTIVALILIVIVAFFAVLNVESVPVSFGFTEVAWPLIMIILGSLFIGALTTVLISVSTTYKNKKDLKNSQKELENAEKRKEEALAQLRADYAEKLSEKDQIISEKADKISSLEKELISRMTQTPANSTEQIK
- a CDS encoding SDR family NAD(P)-dependent oxidoreductase yields the protein MKKKLTTLKDKVVFITGASTGLGEKIAYEAAKKGAVVIVSARREDMLLQVKENCEKFSGKEAFAFTLDVSKPDQIKKVIKEIYQTVGVVDVLVNNAGFGHFEEALSFKMDIAESMFRVNVLGLMYVTQLVAIEMAERKQGHIINIASQAGKIATPKSTVYSASKFAVLGYSNALRLELKPLNIYVTTVNPGPIETNFFDIADESGTYLDNIGRYVLNAEVVANRIVSLMGTPRRELNMPAMIEIAGKLYTLFPRIGDYLAGDLFNNK
- the rnz gene encoding ribonuclease Z → MELLFLGTGAGVPAKHRNVTSIALKLLEERNSIWLFDCGEATQHQILHTTLKPRKVDKIFITHLHGDHIFGLPGFLSSRSFQGGDGPLTIYGPVGIKNYVLTCLKTSGTGLKYTLNFHEITEEGLLFEDHQFKVFCRKLKHGIQSFGYRVEEADHQGMLQADKVKEAGIPFGPLFGKLKQGETIKLEDGRVFNGMDFIGESQKGRIVTILGDTKKTQNNILLAENASVLVHESTFDGSNRKMARDYNHSTNLDAAEVAKEANVDKLLLTHISARYLGRDAYLLEKEAQKVFPNTRIANDFDEIDVPLIRTDK